The following are from one region of the Camelus ferus isolate YT-003-E chromosome 13, BCGSAC_Cfer_1.0, whole genome shotgun sequence genome:
- the LOC102513428 gene encoding protein argonaute-4 isoform X1, translating to MEALGPGPPASLFQPPRRPGLGTVGKPIRLLANHFQVQIPKIDVYHYDVDIKPEKRPRRVNREVVDTMVRHFKMQIFGDRQPGYDGKRNMYTAHPLPIGRDRVDMEVTLPGEGKDQTFKVSVQWVSVVSLQLLLEALAGHLNEVPDDSVQALDVITRHLPSMRYTPVGRSFFSPPEGYYHPLGGGREVWFGFHQSVRPAMWNMMLNIDVSATAFYRAQPIIEFMCEVLDIQNINEQTKPLTDSQRVKFTKEIRGLKVEVTHCGQMKRKYRVCNVTRRPASHQTFPLQLENGQAMECTVAQYFKQKYSLQLKYPHLPCLQVGQEQKHTYLPLEVCNIVAGQRCIKKLTDNQTSTMIKATARSAPDRQEEISRLVKSNSMVGGPDPYLKEFGIVVHNEMTELTGRVLPAPMLQYGGRNKTVATPNQGVWDMRGKQFYAGIEIKVWAVACFAPQKQCREDLLKSFTDQLRKISKDAGMPIQGQPCFCKYAQGADSVEPMFKHLKMTYVGLQLIVVILPGKTPVYAEVKRVGDTLLGMATQCVQVKNVVKTSPQTLSNLCLKINAKLGGINNVLVPHQRPSVFQQPVIFLGADVTHPPAGDGKKPSIAAVVGSMDGHPSRYCATVRVQTSRQEISQELLYSQEVIQDLTNMVRELLIQFYKSTRFKPTRIIYYRGGVSEGQMKQVAWPELIAIRKACISLEEDYRPGITYIVVQKRHHTRLFCADKTERVGKSGNVPAGTTVDSTITHPSEFDFYLCSHAGIQGTSRPSHYQVLWDDNCFTADELQLLTYQLCHTYVRCTRSVSIPAPAYYARLVAFRARYHLVDKDHDSAEGSHVSGQSNGRDPQALAKAVQIHHDTQHTMYFA from the exons ATGGAGGCGCTGGGACCCG GGCCTCCAGCCAGCCTGTTTCAGCCACCTCGTCGTCCTGGCCTTGGAACTGTTGGAAAACCAATTCGACTGTTAGCCAATCATTTTCAGGTTCAGATTCCTAAAATAGATGTGTATCATTATGATGTCGACATTAAACCAGAAAAACGACCTCGTAGAGTCAACAG GGAGGTAGTGGATACAATGGTGCGGCACTTCAAGATGCAAATATTTGGTGACCGGCAGCCTGGCTATGATGGCAAAAGAAACATGTACACAGCACATCCACTGCCAATTGGACGGGATAGG GTTGATATGGAAGTGACCCTTCCAGGTGAGGGTAAAGACCAAACGTTTAAAGTGTCTGTTCAGTGGGTGTCAGTTGTGAGCCTTCAGTTACTTTTAGAAGCTTTGGCCGGGCACTTGAATGAAGTCCCAGATGACTCAGTACAAGCACTTGATGTTATCACAAGACACCTTCCCTCCATGAG GTACACTCCGGTGGGGCGCTCCTTTTTCTCACCTCCAGAGGGTTACTACCACcctctgggagggggcagggaggtttGGTTTGGCTTTCATCAGTCTGTGAGACCTGCCATGTGGAATATGATGCTCAATATTGACG tatctgcaactgCTTTCTATCGGGCTCAGCCTATCATTGAGTTCATGTGTGAGGTTTTAGACATTCAGAACATCAATGAACAGACCAAACCTCTAACAGACTCCCAGCGTGTCAAGTTTACCAAAGAAATCAGAG gtCTTAAAGTTGAAGTAACCCACTGTGGACAGATGAAACGAAAATATCGAGTTTGTAATGTGACTAGACGGCCAGCCAGTCATCAAAC TTTTCCCTTACAGCTAGAAAATGGCCAAGCTATGGAATGTACAGTAGCTCAATATTTTAAGCAAAAGTATAGTCTGCAGCTGAAATATCCCCATCTTCCCTGTCTCCAAGTGGGACAAGAACAAAAGCATACATACTTGCCACTTGAG GTCTGTAATATAGTGGCAGGACAGCGATGTATAAAGAAGCTCACAGACAATCAGACTTCTACGATGATCAAAGCCACAGCAAGATCTGCTCCTGACAGACAGGAAGAAATCAGTAGACTG GTGAAGAGTAACAGCATGGTGGGTGGACCTGATCCATACCTTAAAGAATTTGGTATTGTTGTCCACAATGAAATGACAGAGCTCACAGGCAGGGTACTTCCAGCACCAATGCTGCAGTATGGAGGCCGG aataaaacggTAGCCACACCCAACCAGGGTGTCTGGGACATGCGAGGAAAGCAGTTTTATGCTGGCATTGAAATTAAAGTTTGGGCAGTTGCTTGTTTTGCGCCTCAGAAACAATGTAGGGAAGATTTACTAAA GAGTTTCACTGACCAGCTCCGTAAAATTTCTAAGGATGCTGGAATGCCTATCCAGGGTCAGCCATGTTTTTGCAAGTACGCACAAGGTGCAGACAGCGTGGAGCCTATGTTTAAGCACCTGAAAATGACCTATGTGGGCCTACAACTAATAGTGGTTATCTTGCCTGGGAAAACACCAGTATATG CGGAGGTGAAACGTGTTGGAGATACTCTCCTGGGTATGGCTACACAGTGTGTCCAGGTAAAAAATGTAGTGAAGACCTCACCTCAAACCCTTTCCAACCTTTGCCTGAAGATAAATGCAAAGCTCGGAGGAATTAACAACGTGCTCGTACCTCATCAAAG GCCCTCGGTGTTCCAGCAGCCTGTCATCTTCCTGGGAGCAGATGTCACGCATCCCCCAGCAGGGGATGGGAAGAAGCCTTCCATCGCAGCAGTGGTTGGCAGTATGGACGGCCATCCCAGCCGGTACTGTGCCACTGTTCGGGTGCAGACTTCCCGCCAGGAGATCTCTCAGGAGCTCCTCTATAGTCAGGAGGTAATCCAGGACCTCACTAACATGGTTCGAGAGCTGCTGATCCAATTCTACAAATCCACACGCTTCAAACCCACTCGGATCATCTATTACCGTGGAGGGGTATCCGAGGGACAGATGAAACAG GTAGCTTGGCCAGAACTAATAGCAATTCGAAAGGCATGTATTAGCTTGGAAGAAGATTACCGGCCAGGAATAACCTATATTGTGGTGCAGAAAAGACATCACACACGACTCTTCTGTGCAGATAAAACAGAAAGG gtggGGAAAAGTGGCAATGTACCAGCAGGCACTACCGTGGATAGCACCATCACACATCCATCTGAGTTTGACTTTTACCTCTGTAGTCATGCAGGAATTCAG GGAACCAGCCGTCCTTCACATTACCAGGTCTTGTGGGATGACAATTGCTTCACTGCAGATGAGCTCCAGCTACTAACTTACCAGCTGTGTCACACCTATGTGCGGTGCACGCGCTCAGTATCTATTCCAGCCCCTGCCTATTATGCCCGGCTTGTAGCATTCAGGGCAAGGTATCATCTGGTGGATAAAGATCATGACAG TGCGGAAGGCAGTCACGTGTCAGGACAGAGCAATGGCCGAGATCCTCAGGCCTTGGCTAAAGCTGTGCAGATCCACCATGATACCCAGCACACAATGTATTTTGCCTGA
- the LOC102513428 gene encoding protein argonaute-4 isoform X2, with protein sequence MVRHFKMQIFGDRQPGYDGKRNMYTAHPLPIGRDRVDMEVTLPGEGKDQTFKVSVQWVSVVSLQLLLEALAGHLNEVPDDSVQALDVITRHLPSMRYTPVGRSFFSPPEGYYHPLGGGREVWFGFHQSVRPAMWNMMLNIDVSATAFYRAQPIIEFMCEVLDIQNINEQTKPLTDSQRVKFTKEIRGLKVEVTHCGQMKRKYRVCNVTRRPASHQTFPLQLENGQAMECTVAQYFKQKYSLQLKYPHLPCLQVGQEQKHTYLPLEVCNIVAGQRCIKKLTDNQTSTMIKATARSAPDRQEEISRLVKSNSMVGGPDPYLKEFGIVVHNEMTELTGRVLPAPMLQYGGRNKTVATPNQGVWDMRGKQFYAGIEIKVWAVACFAPQKQCREDLLKSFTDQLRKISKDAGMPIQGQPCFCKYAQGADSVEPMFKHLKMTYVGLQLIVVILPGKTPVYAEVKRVGDTLLGMATQCVQVKNVVKTSPQTLSNLCLKINAKLGGINNVLVPHQRPSVFQQPVIFLGADVTHPPAGDGKKPSIAAVVGSMDGHPSRYCATVRVQTSRQEISQELLYSQEVIQDLTNMVRELLIQFYKSTRFKPTRIIYYRGGVSEGQMKQVAWPELIAIRKACISLEEDYRPGITYIVVQKRHHTRLFCADKTERVGKSGNVPAGTTVDSTITHPSEFDFYLCSHAGIQGTSRPSHYQVLWDDNCFTADELQLLTYQLCHTYVRCTRSVSIPAPAYYARLVAFRARYHLVDKDHDSAEGSHVSGQSNGRDPQALAKAVQIHHDTQHTMYFA encoded by the exons ATGGTGCGGCACTTCAAGATGCAAATATTTGGTGACCGGCAGCCTGGCTATGATGGCAAAAGAAACATGTACACAGCACATCCACTGCCAATTGGACGGGATAGG GTTGATATGGAAGTGACCCTTCCAGGTGAGGGTAAAGACCAAACGTTTAAAGTGTCTGTTCAGTGGGTGTCAGTTGTGAGCCTTCAGTTACTTTTAGAAGCTTTGGCCGGGCACTTGAATGAAGTCCCAGATGACTCAGTACAAGCACTTGATGTTATCACAAGACACCTTCCCTCCATGAG GTACACTCCGGTGGGGCGCTCCTTTTTCTCACCTCCAGAGGGTTACTACCACcctctgggagggggcagggaggtttGGTTTGGCTTTCATCAGTCTGTGAGACCTGCCATGTGGAATATGATGCTCAATATTGACG tatctgcaactgCTTTCTATCGGGCTCAGCCTATCATTGAGTTCATGTGTGAGGTTTTAGACATTCAGAACATCAATGAACAGACCAAACCTCTAACAGACTCCCAGCGTGTCAAGTTTACCAAAGAAATCAGAG gtCTTAAAGTTGAAGTAACCCACTGTGGACAGATGAAACGAAAATATCGAGTTTGTAATGTGACTAGACGGCCAGCCAGTCATCAAAC TTTTCCCTTACAGCTAGAAAATGGCCAAGCTATGGAATGTACAGTAGCTCAATATTTTAAGCAAAAGTATAGTCTGCAGCTGAAATATCCCCATCTTCCCTGTCTCCAAGTGGGACAAGAACAAAAGCATACATACTTGCCACTTGAG GTCTGTAATATAGTGGCAGGACAGCGATGTATAAAGAAGCTCACAGACAATCAGACTTCTACGATGATCAAAGCCACAGCAAGATCTGCTCCTGACAGACAGGAAGAAATCAGTAGACTG GTGAAGAGTAACAGCATGGTGGGTGGACCTGATCCATACCTTAAAGAATTTGGTATTGTTGTCCACAATGAAATGACAGAGCTCACAGGCAGGGTACTTCCAGCACCAATGCTGCAGTATGGAGGCCGG aataaaacggTAGCCACACCCAACCAGGGTGTCTGGGACATGCGAGGAAAGCAGTTTTATGCTGGCATTGAAATTAAAGTTTGGGCAGTTGCTTGTTTTGCGCCTCAGAAACAATGTAGGGAAGATTTACTAAA GAGTTTCACTGACCAGCTCCGTAAAATTTCTAAGGATGCTGGAATGCCTATCCAGGGTCAGCCATGTTTTTGCAAGTACGCACAAGGTGCAGACAGCGTGGAGCCTATGTTTAAGCACCTGAAAATGACCTATGTGGGCCTACAACTAATAGTGGTTATCTTGCCTGGGAAAACACCAGTATATG CGGAGGTGAAACGTGTTGGAGATACTCTCCTGGGTATGGCTACACAGTGTGTCCAGGTAAAAAATGTAGTGAAGACCTCACCTCAAACCCTTTCCAACCTTTGCCTGAAGATAAATGCAAAGCTCGGAGGAATTAACAACGTGCTCGTACCTCATCAAAG GCCCTCGGTGTTCCAGCAGCCTGTCATCTTCCTGGGAGCAGATGTCACGCATCCCCCAGCAGGGGATGGGAAGAAGCCTTCCATCGCAGCAGTGGTTGGCAGTATGGACGGCCATCCCAGCCGGTACTGTGCCACTGTTCGGGTGCAGACTTCCCGCCAGGAGATCTCTCAGGAGCTCCTCTATAGTCAGGAGGTAATCCAGGACCTCACTAACATGGTTCGAGAGCTGCTGATCCAATTCTACAAATCCACACGCTTCAAACCCACTCGGATCATCTATTACCGTGGAGGGGTATCCGAGGGACAGATGAAACAG GTAGCTTGGCCAGAACTAATAGCAATTCGAAAGGCATGTATTAGCTTGGAAGAAGATTACCGGCCAGGAATAACCTATATTGTGGTGCAGAAAAGACATCACACACGACTCTTCTGTGCAGATAAAACAGAAAGG gtggGGAAAAGTGGCAATGTACCAGCAGGCACTACCGTGGATAGCACCATCACACATCCATCTGAGTTTGACTTTTACCTCTGTAGTCATGCAGGAATTCAG GGAACCAGCCGTCCTTCACATTACCAGGTCTTGTGGGATGACAATTGCTTCACTGCAGATGAGCTCCAGCTACTAACTTACCAGCTGTGTCACACCTATGTGCGGTGCACGCGCTCAGTATCTATTCCAGCCCCTGCCTATTATGCCCGGCTTGTAGCATTCAGGGCAAGGTATCATCTGGTGGATAAAGATCATGACAG TGCGGAAGGCAGTCACGTGTCAGGACAGAGCAATGGCCGAGATCCTCAGGCCTTGGCTAAAGCTGTGCAGATCCACCATGATACCCAGCACACAATGTATTTTGCCTGA
- the LOC102513428 gene encoding protein argonaute-4 isoform X3 — MMAKETCTQHIHCQLDGIGGNYYSSLVDMEVTLPGEGKDQTFKVSVQWVSVVSLQLLLEALAGHLNEVPDDSVQALDVITRHLPSMRYTPVGRSFFSPPEGYYHPLGGGREVWFGFHQSVRPAMWNMMLNIDVSATAFYRAQPIIEFMCEVLDIQNINEQTKPLTDSQRVKFTKEIRGLKVEVTHCGQMKRKYRVCNVTRRPASHQTFPLQLENGQAMECTVAQYFKQKYSLQLKYPHLPCLQVGQEQKHTYLPLEVCNIVAGQRCIKKLTDNQTSTMIKATARSAPDRQEEISRLVKSNSMVGGPDPYLKEFGIVVHNEMTELTGRVLPAPMLQYGGRNKTVATPNQGVWDMRGKQFYAGIEIKVWAVACFAPQKQCREDLLKSFTDQLRKISKDAGMPIQGQPCFCKYAQGADSVEPMFKHLKMTYVGLQLIVVILPGKTPVYAEVKRVGDTLLGMATQCVQVKNVVKTSPQTLSNLCLKINAKLGGINNVLVPHQRPSVFQQPVIFLGADVTHPPAGDGKKPSIAAVVGSMDGHPSRYCATVRVQTSRQEISQELLYSQEVIQDLTNMVRELLIQFYKSTRFKPTRIIYYRGGVSEGQMKQVAWPELIAIRKACISLEEDYRPGITYIVVQKRHHTRLFCADKTERVGKSGNVPAGTTVDSTITHPSEFDFYLCSHAGIQGTSRPSHYQVLWDDNCFTADELQLLTYQLCHTYVRCTRSVSIPAPAYYARLVAFRARYHLVDKDHDSAEGSHVSGQSNGRDPQALAKAVQIHHDTQHTMYFA, encoded by the exons ATGATGGCAAAAGAAACATGTACACAGCACATCCACTGCCAATTGGACGGGATAGG aggaaACTACTACAGTAGTTTG GTTGATATGGAAGTGACCCTTCCAGGTGAGGGTAAAGACCAAACGTTTAAAGTGTCTGTTCAGTGGGTGTCAGTTGTGAGCCTTCAGTTACTTTTAGAAGCTTTGGCCGGGCACTTGAATGAAGTCCCAGATGACTCAGTACAAGCACTTGATGTTATCACAAGACACCTTCCCTCCATGAG GTACACTCCGGTGGGGCGCTCCTTTTTCTCACCTCCAGAGGGTTACTACCACcctctgggagggggcagggaggtttGGTTTGGCTTTCATCAGTCTGTGAGACCTGCCATGTGGAATATGATGCTCAATATTGACG tatctgcaactgCTTTCTATCGGGCTCAGCCTATCATTGAGTTCATGTGTGAGGTTTTAGACATTCAGAACATCAATGAACAGACCAAACCTCTAACAGACTCCCAGCGTGTCAAGTTTACCAAAGAAATCAGAG gtCTTAAAGTTGAAGTAACCCACTGTGGACAGATGAAACGAAAATATCGAGTTTGTAATGTGACTAGACGGCCAGCCAGTCATCAAAC TTTTCCCTTACAGCTAGAAAATGGCCAAGCTATGGAATGTACAGTAGCTCAATATTTTAAGCAAAAGTATAGTCTGCAGCTGAAATATCCCCATCTTCCCTGTCTCCAAGTGGGACAAGAACAAAAGCATACATACTTGCCACTTGAG GTCTGTAATATAGTGGCAGGACAGCGATGTATAAAGAAGCTCACAGACAATCAGACTTCTACGATGATCAAAGCCACAGCAAGATCTGCTCCTGACAGACAGGAAGAAATCAGTAGACTG GTGAAGAGTAACAGCATGGTGGGTGGACCTGATCCATACCTTAAAGAATTTGGTATTGTTGTCCACAATGAAATGACAGAGCTCACAGGCAGGGTACTTCCAGCACCAATGCTGCAGTATGGAGGCCGG aataaaacggTAGCCACACCCAACCAGGGTGTCTGGGACATGCGAGGAAAGCAGTTTTATGCTGGCATTGAAATTAAAGTTTGGGCAGTTGCTTGTTTTGCGCCTCAGAAACAATGTAGGGAAGATTTACTAAA GAGTTTCACTGACCAGCTCCGTAAAATTTCTAAGGATGCTGGAATGCCTATCCAGGGTCAGCCATGTTTTTGCAAGTACGCACAAGGTGCAGACAGCGTGGAGCCTATGTTTAAGCACCTGAAAATGACCTATGTGGGCCTACAACTAATAGTGGTTATCTTGCCTGGGAAAACACCAGTATATG CGGAGGTGAAACGTGTTGGAGATACTCTCCTGGGTATGGCTACACAGTGTGTCCAGGTAAAAAATGTAGTGAAGACCTCACCTCAAACCCTTTCCAACCTTTGCCTGAAGATAAATGCAAAGCTCGGAGGAATTAACAACGTGCTCGTACCTCATCAAAG GCCCTCGGTGTTCCAGCAGCCTGTCATCTTCCTGGGAGCAGATGTCACGCATCCCCCAGCAGGGGATGGGAAGAAGCCTTCCATCGCAGCAGTGGTTGGCAGTATGGACGGCCATCCCAGCCGGTACTGTGCCACTGTTCGGGTGCAGACTTCCCGCCAGGAGATCTCTCAGGAGCTCCTCTATAGTCAGGAGGTAATCCAGGACCTCACTAACATGGTTCGAGAGCTGCTGATCCAATTCTACAAATCCACACGCTTCAAACCCACTCGGATCATCTATTACCGTGGAGGGGTATCCGAGGGACAGATGAAACAG GTAGCTTGGCCAGAACTAATAGCAATTCGAAAGGCATGTATTAGCTTGGAAGAAGATTACCGGCCAGGAATAACCTATATTGTGGTGCAGAAAAGACATCACACACGACTCTTCTGTGCAGATAAAACAGAAAGG gtggGGAAAAGTGGCAATGTACCAGCAGGCACTACCGTGGATAGCACCATCACACATCCATCTGAGTTTGACTTTTACCTCTGTAGTCATGCAGGAATTCAG GGAACCAGCCGTCCTTCACATTACCAGGTCTTGTGGGATGACAATTGCTTCACTGCAGATGAGCTCCAGCTACTAACTTACCAGCTGTGTCACACCTATGTGCGGTGCACGCGCTCAGTATCTATTCCAGCCCCTGCCTATTATGCCCGGCTTGTAGCATTCAGGGCAAGGTATCATCTGGTGGATAAAGATCATGACAG TGCGGAAGGCAGTCACGTGTCAGGACAGAGCAATGGCCGAGATCCTCAGGCCTTGGCTAAAGCTGTGCAGATCCACCATGATACCCAGCACACAATGTATTTTGCCTGA